In one Sporocytophaga myxococcoides genomic region, the following are encoded:
- the metX gene encoding homoserine O-acetyltransferase MetX → MENKTFTYKNNFVLESGQVLENLTIQYSTLGKLNSRKDNVIWVCHALTANSEVHNWWYGLVGEDKFFNPEKHFVICANILGSCYGTSGPLEVNPKTGKQYFLEFPQVTIRDMVNAHIVLKEELGITKIHSCIGGSLGGQQAMEWAIMAPDTIENLILLATNAFHSPWGIAFNESQRMAIKADKTWQECREDAGQEGLKAARAIALLSYRNYNTYVSTQKETDENKLDSYKASSYQNYQGVKLVNRFNCHSYLYLSKAMDSHHVGRGRGGAEVALKAIKSNTLVVGIKTDILFPVCEQIFLAQNIVGAEYQEIDSLYGHDGFLIETEKIAHILQDFYKRKTATGLF, encoded by the coding sequence GTGGAAAATAAGACCTTTACATATAAGAATAATTTTGTTTTAGAGTCAGGGCAGGTTCTTGAAAACCTTACGATTCAATATTCTACTTTAGGAAAACTTAATAGTAGAAAAGATAATGTAATTTGGGTTTGCCACGCTCTTACCGCTAATTCTGAAGTTCATAACTGGTGGTATGGGTTGGTAGGTGAAGATAAATTTTTTAATCCTGAGAAGCACTTCGTTATATGTGCCAATATCCTTGGTTCCTGCTATGGAACAAGTGGCCCACTGGAAGTTAATCCTAAGACAGGAAAGCAGTATTTTCTCGAATTTCCTCAGGTTACAATAAGAGATATGGTAAATGCTCATATTGTTCTTAAAGAAGAATTGGGTATTACTAAAATACATTCTTGTATCGGCGGTTCTTTAGGCGGACAGCAGGCAATGGAGTGGGCCATCATGGCTCCTGATACTATTGAAAATTTGATTTTGCTGGCTACAAATGCCTTTCATTCTCCATGGGGAATTGCTTTTAACGAATCTCAGAGAATGGCAATAAAAGCAGATAAAACCTGGCAAGAGTGCAGAGAAGATGCAGGGCAGGAGGGCTTAAAAGCAGCAAGGGCAATCGCTCTTCTTTCTTACCGGAATTATAATACTTACGTTTCTACACAGAAAGAAACAGACGAAAACAAGCTTGATAGTTATAAAGCATCCTCTTATCAAAATTATCAAGGGGTTAAGCTTGTAAACAGGTTTAATTGTCATTCATACCTTTATCTTTCAAAAGCAATGGATTCTCATCACGTAGGTCGTGGTCGGGGAGGAGCTGAAGTTGCCCTGAAGGCGATAAAGTCAAATACACTGGTGGTAGGTATTAAAACAGATATTCTTTTTCCTGTTTGTGAACAGATTTTCTTGGCCCAAAACATAGTGGGAGCAGAATATCAGGAAATTGATTCCCTGTATGGTCATGACGGCTTTTTAATTGAAACTGAAAAAATTGCGCATATCCTCCAGGATTTTTATAAAAGAAAAACCGCAACCGGCCTTTTTTGA